The sequence GCGAACGCGAGATCATCAAGCTCCGCTACGGCATCGGCGACGGCTACACCTACACGCTCGAAGAGGTCGGCCGCATCTTCAAGGTCACCCGCGAACGCGTCCGCCAGGTCGAGGCCAAGGCGATCCGCAAGCTCCAGCACCCGGTCCGCAGCCGCAAGCTCGAAGGCTTCATGGCCGGCGAAGGCTGATCTCGGAACGCGTGCCTCCGTCATCCTGAGCGAGCGCAGCGAGTCGAAGGACCTCGCCTGTGCTCGGGTTGAGAGAGGCGACGAGCGATCTGCGTGAGCGTCTTGCAGCAGCAGCAGCAGCCCGGCATCATCGCCGCGATGATCACAGAACGCTGGCCGGTCAAGCCGATCGCGAACCTCCTCGAGGAGTTCCAGAACTTCGCCGTCAAGGGCAACGTCGTCGACCTTGCGGTCGGCGTCATCATCGGCGCGGCCTTCGGAGCGGTCGTGACGAGCCTCGTCGAAAACGTCCTGATGCCGCCACTCGGCTACGTCATCGGCGGTGTGGACTTCAGCGAGCTGGCGATTCCGGTTGCCGACAAGTCGCCCGAACGCGTCGCCGAACTGAGTGAAGAACTTGCCAAAATCAAGGCAAACGAGATCCCCGGCGACGTCAAGGCAGCGGAAGCCGCACTCCAGGCGGCCGAGCAAGGAGTGAGCATCAAGATCGGCCTGTTCATCAACGCCTGCATCCGCTTCCTCATCCAGGCGATGGCC is a genomic window of Planctomycetota bacterium containing:
- a CDS encoding sigma factor-like helix-turn-helix DNA-binding protein, giving the protein EREIIKLRYGIGDGYTYTLEEVGRIFKVTRERVRQVEAKAIRKLQHPVRSRKLEGFMAGEG
- the mscL gene encoding large conductance mechanosensitive channel protein MscL yields the protein MSVLQQQQQPGIIAAMITERWPVKPIANLLEEFQNFAVKGNVVDLAVGVIIGAAFGAVVTSLVENVLMPPLGYVIGGVDFSELAIPVADKSPERVAELSEELAKIKANEIPGDVKAAEAALQAAEQGVSIKIGLFINACIRFLIQAMAVFLVVRTMNRLLREKEEAAKQPGLEQKPALSTQERLLTDIRDLLASGTQPEPAKPAPEPQTS